The Tripterygium wilfordii isolate XIE 37 chromosome 21, ASM1340144v1, whole genome shotgun sequence genome segment ATGCTAATATGGTTGTTTGTGCTTACTGTGTAATTGTTAATGGTCTCTTATATGCATTGCCGTTTGAAAACTAATGGGATAAATGATCTGCAGGTGTTCTACTATTGCTTTACTTTTACTGATTTATCTTAATGGCCAACAACGGTGTAAACCAGCCCTTGCTCTATGGATTAGTAGACTCGACAGCTAATACAGGAAACATAGTTGTTCCCAAGAGAAGACGATTTCGTCATTCTAGAAGTGCACCAGAAGCAGATTTAGTTTCACCAGATAATAATGGGAAAGGCTCAATTCCACGCTCCGAATCAACTCTCCGTAAAGTCCACCCAAATCTTAAGCTAGCAGCACTTTACTTTGCTGTGTACTTGGCTATTGGCACTATATGCTTTTACTTTGTGAGGAACGAAATCACTGGAATGAAAACAGATGGGCTTCTTGATGCTGTTTATTTCACAATAGTGACTATGACTACTGTTGGTTATGGTGATTTAGTCCCCGACAGTGCTCTCTCAAAGTTACTAGCCTGTGCTTTTGTCTTCTCTGGCATGGGTATAGTCGGAATGCTTCTGAGCAAGGGCGCAGATTATTTGGTCGAGAAGCAGGAAATATTGCTGTTTAAAACCGTACACAAGCATCAAAAAGTAGATCAAAATGAAATGCTGAAGGAGATTGAGTTCAGTAAGGTGAAATACAAGACCATAGTTACTTTTATACTTATGTTGGTCTTCATTATTGTTGGGACCATCTTCTTGGTTTTTGTTGAAGGTCTGAGCTTTGTCAATGCCTTCTATTGCGTATGTTCTACCATCACAACCCTTGGTTATGGAGATCAGAGCTTCTCAACCAAAGCAGGCCGTGTATTCGCCGTGTTTTGGATATTGTGCAGTACTATCTGTTTAGCTCTGTTTTATCTTTACATTGCCGAGCTTGCCACTGAAAACAGACAAAGAGCGCTCGCTAAATGGGTTCTCACTCGAAAGATGACAAACACAGATCTCGAAGCAGCTGACATGGATGAT includes the following:
- the LOC119988550 gene encoding two-pore potassium channel 1-like, whose translation is MANNGVNQPLLYGLVDSTANTGNIVVPKRRRFRHSRSAPEADLVSPDNNGKGSIPRSESTLRKVHPNLKLAALYFAVYLAIGTICFYFVRNEITGMKTDGLLDAVYFTIVTMTTVGYGDLVPDSALSKLLACAFVFSGMGIVGMLLSKGADYLVEKQEILLFKTVHKHQKVDQNEMLKEIEFSKVKYKTIVTFILMLVFIIVGTIFLVFVEGLSFVNAFYCVCSTITTLGYGDQSFSTKAGRVFAVFWILCSTICLALFYLYIAELATENRQRALAKWVLTRKMTNTDLEAADMDDDGVVRASEFIIYKLKEMGKISEEDISLVLEEFEDLDFDQSGTLSASDIVLAQMPQAER